In Anaerolineae bacterium, the genomic window AGGCGTGCCATCAGCGGGTCCAGCGCGCCCCGGAATCGTCCTCCCCACAATTTGCTCATGGCGGTATCTCCTGTGGGCTTCAGTCGCGCATGTATTGCGCTTCTTCGGGCTTGGCCGGCACGGCGCCCGGCCCCAGGTTCAGCAGGGCCTCGACCTGGATGGGCAGGCCGAACAGGTTGATGAAGCCCTCGGCATCGCGCTGGTTGTAGACCTGGTCGGCGCCGAAGGTGGCCAGGTCCTCGCGGTACAGGCTGTAGGGGGATTTGATGCCGGCGATGGTACAGCTCCCCTTATACAGCTTGACGCGGGCGGTGCCGGTGACGCGCTCCTGCGTCTTCTCAACGAAGGCGTCCAGGGCGCGCTTGAGCGGGGTGAACCACTGGCCGTAGTAAACCAGCTCGGCATAGCGCACCGCCAGCAT contains:
- a CDS encoding argininosuccinate synthase, which codes for MLAVRYAELVYYGQWFTPLKRALDAFVEKTQERVTGTARVKLYKGSCTIAGIKSPYSLYREDLATFGADQVYNQRDAEGFINLFGLPIQVEALLNLGPGAVPAKPEEAQYMRD